The stretch of DNA CGCCATGCGGCTGTCGTGGACCGGGCTGGAGCTGGCGCTGGAAAACCGCCAGGCCAGCATCAACGGCCGCACCACGCTGGAGATGACCGACATGGCCTCGCGCCTGTCGTCGATCCGGCCACTGGGCAGCTACACGCTGGCGCTGGACTGGCACGGCCAGCAGGCGCAGTTGGCGCTGGATTCCGTCAAAGGGCCGCTGCTGCTGAGTGGCCGGGGCAATTTGAACAACGGCCGCCTGCAGTTTTCCGGGCAGGCCGAGGCAGCACAGGGATACGAAGAGACGCTGGCCAATCTATTGAATTTGCTGGGCCAGCGCAAGCCAGGTAGTGATCGTAACGTCATCGCATTAGAGTTCCACTAAATTAAAGTCCGACTATGAAAAATCAGTCCATGAGCAAATCCCGTCTTCCTGCGCTGCGCCGCCTGAGCGTAGGTGCGATGCTGTGCTGTGCGATCAGCGCCGCGCCCACCGCCGCCATGTTGCTGTTGCCCTTGCAGGCGCAAGCCGCCGCGGATGACGCGGCACTGAATTTTGTCGGCGCCGATATCGAGTCGGTCATCAAGGCGGTGGGCCACTACACCAACATCACCTTCGTCATCGATCCGCGCGTCAAAGGCACGTTGACGGTGGTGTCGGAAAAGCCGGTGACCAAGTCGCAGGCGTTTGCGCTATTGACGTCCGCGCTGCGCCTGAATGGCTTTGCGGTGGTCAGCGGCGACGGCTTCGCCAAGGTGGTGCCGGAAGCGGAAGCCAAGCTGCAAGCCAGTCCCACCCAGATCGGCATGCAGCCTGCCGCCAAGGGCGACCAGATTATCAGCCAGATCTTCCACCTGAATTATGAGTCGGCCGCCAATGTGGTGACGGTGCTGCGCCCCCTGATCTCGCCGAACAACACCGTCAACGCCAACCCGGGCAACAACAGCGTGGTGGTTACCGACTATGCCGACAACGTCAAGCGCCTGGCGAAGATCGTCGCCGCGCTGGATGCGCCGGCGGTCACCGACCTGGATGTGATCCCGGTGCGCTACGCGATCGCCACCGACCTGGCGGTGATGATGAACAAACTGCTGGACGGCAGCAGCGGCGGCGCCAGTGGCGGCGATTCCGGCAAGGTCAGCGTGCTGGCCGATCCGCGCACCAATGCGCTGATCCTGCGCGCGCCATCGCAGGCGCGCGCCAACCTGGCCAAGTCGCTGATCGCCAAGCTGGATCAGCCGACCCAGGAACTGGGCAATGTGCACGTGGTCTACCTGAAGAACGCCGAAGCCACCAAGCTGGCGCAGACGCTGCGCTCCGTGGTGTCCGGCGATACCGCGCAGACCAACAACAGCGGCAGCGGCACCAATGCGCAGAACAGCAGCGGCAGCAATAGCTTCAACAATAACAGTTCCAGCAGCAGCTCCAGCACCAGCGGTTCCGGCAGCGGCAGCTCCGGGCCGAGCAACCCCCTGCTAACCGGTAACAACAACCAGCAGCAGCAAGGCGGCAGTGGCGGCAGCGCCGGCTACATCCAGGCCGACGCCACCACCAACACGCTGATCATCACCGCGCCGGAATCGGTGTACCGCAACCTGCGCGCCGTGATCGACCAGCTGGACGTGCGCCGCGCGCAGGTCTACATCGAATCGCTGATCGTCGAAGTCACGTCCGACAAAGCGGCGGAATTCGGCGTGCAGTGGGCCGGCGCCTCCGGCAACTCCGACAGCGGTACGCGGGTCGGCGTGCTGCAATCGTTCACCACCGGCGGCACCACCAATAACCTGACCTCGATCTACGCCGGCAAGGGTACTGTCCTGCCGAGCAACGGCTTCTCGCTTGGCCTGTTCAACAAGAGTGGCCTGGGCTTTCTGGCACACGCGCTGGAATCGGACGCCAATGCCAACATCCTGTCGACGCCGAACATGATCACGCTGGATAACGAACTGGCGACGATCCGCGTCGGCCAGAACGTGCCGATCCTGACTGGCCAGTTCACCACCACTTCGGGCACCAACAGCAATCCGTTCCAGACCATCGACCGCAAGGACGTCGGCCTGACGCTGAAAGTGCGACCACAGATTTCCGAAGGCGGCACCATCAAGCTGGCGATTTACCACGAGACCTCCAGCGTGGATAAGTCGACGCTGACCGCCGCTTCCGGCATCACGCTGAACAACCGCGTGATCGAGAATAACGTGATCGCTGACGATGGCCAGATCATCGTGCTGGGCGGGCTGATTTCGGATACCGTCGGCGACGGCAACGACAAAGTGCCTGGCCTGGGCAGTCTGCCGATCATCGGCAATCTGTTCAAGTACCAGAGCCGCACCCGTACCAAGACCAATCTGATGGTGTTCCTGCGTCCGGTCGTGATCCGCAACAAGGAACAAAGCATCAGCCTTGCCACCGACCGCTACGACTACATGCGCGACCAGCAGCAGAACATCGCGCCACCGGAGGGTGTGCTGGTCAAGGACCTGGGCCAGCCGGTGCTGCCGGAGCTGAAGAACGGCGCGCCAGCCGGCGGCGGTGGGATTGCCGCACCGGTGCCGCCAGCGCCGCTGCCTGCACGTCTGCCGGGCGGTGCGTCGATCCAGCCAGTACCTCAGCCAGTGCAGCAGTAATATGAGCAATCTTCTTCCTTACGCCTTCGCCCGCGATTTCGTGGTGCTGGCCCAGCACAGCGAGGATGCCGAAGGCACCGTCGACGTGCTGGTCTGCGGCGCCACCGCGCCGGCCGCCATCGCCGAGGTGTCGCGTCGTTTCGGCCGCATCCAGCTGAAGAGCATGACGCGCGCCGACCTCGAAACCGCAATCGCTGCGGCCTACGCCAGCTCCGGCGGCAACGCTTCCATGGTGGCCGAGGAATTCGACGCCGACCTCGATCTGACCAAGCTGCTGCAAGACGTGCCAGCGATTGAAGACCTGCTGGAATCGTCTGACGACGCGCCGGTGATCCGCATGATCAACGCGTTGCTGACGCAGGCGCTGCGCGATGGCGCTTCCGATATCCACATCGAACCGTTCGAGCAAACCTCGGTGGTGCGCTTCCGCGTCGACGGCACGCTGCGCGACATCGTCCGTCCACGCAAGGCGATCCACGGTTCGCTGATCTCGCGTATCAAGATCATGGCGCAGCTGGACATTGCTGAAAAACGCCTGCCGCAGGATGGCCGCATCACGCTGCGCATTGGCGGCAAGCCGGTGGACGTGCGCGTCTCTACGCTGCCGACCGGCCACGGCGAACGCGCGGTACTGCGTCTGCTGGACAAGGAGGCCAATCGCCTCGACCTGAACCACCTCGGCATGAGCGAGACCATGCTGCCGAAGTTCGACGCCATCATCAACCAGCCGCACGGCATCGTGCTGGTGACCGGTCCGACCGGCTCCGGTAAAACCACCACGCTGTACGCTGCGCTGGCGCTGCTGAACGCCTCCACCACCAATATCATGACGGTGGAAGACCCGATCGAGTACGACCTCGCCGGCGTTGGCCAGACGCAGGTCAATACCCGCATCGACATGACCTTCGCCAAGGCCCTGCGCGCCATCCTGCGCCAGGACCCGGACGTGATCATGATCGGTGAGATCCGCGATCTGGAAACCGCGCAGATCGCGGTGCAGGCTTCGCTGACCGGCCACCTGGTATTGGCCACGCTGCACACCAACGACGCCGCCGCCGCCGTCACGCGTCTGCTGGACATGGGCATCGAGCCGTTCCTGCTGTCGTCCACGCTGCTCGGCGTGCTGGCGCAGCGCCTGGTGCGCAAGCTGTGCCCGAGCTGCAAGACCTTCGACGGCACGCTGTGGCACGCGGTCGGCTGCGAACATTGCGGCCACACCGGCTACCAGGGCCGGGTGGGCGTGTACGAATTTTTGGAGACCACGGAGCAGATCCGCGCGCAAATCCACAACCGCGCATCGGAAGCCGAGATCAAGACGGTCGCTGTCGGCGACGGCATGCAGACCATGCGCGACGATGGCGAACGTTGGCTGGCGGCAGGCGTCACCACCCAGGCCGAGTTGATGCGCGTGACCAAGGACTAGGCGAACAACCATGCCAGCATTTCGTTATGAAGCCGTCGATGCCGGCGGCGCCACCAAAAAAGGTGTGCTCAATTCGGACAGCGCCCGTTCCGCGCGCGCCGAGTTGCGCGTGCAGGGACTGGTGCCGCTCAAGGTCGACGCCATCGCCGCGCAAGTCGATTCGTCCGGCGCCGCCAAAAGCCGCGGCTTCGGCGAGCGCCTGACGTCGAACGAGCTGGCGCTGTTCACGCGCCAGCTGGCCAGTTTGCTGGAAGCCGGCCTGCCGCTGGAGCAGGCGTTTACCGCCTTGCTGGAGCAGGCCGAGCGCCCGTACCTGCGCGACCTGATTGCCTCGGTGCGCTCGGAAGTGATCGGCGGCGATTCGCTGTCTGCCGTGCTGGGACGCCATCCGCGCGATTTCGCCGAAATCTACCGCGCGCTGGTGGCGTCGGGTGAGCAGATCGGACAGCTGTCGCGCGTGCTGTCGCGCCTTGCCGACTACATCGAGCGCCGCAATGCACTGATGTCGAAGGTGAAGCTGGCGTTCACCTATCCAGCCATCGTTACGGTGGTGGCGTTCTCCATCGTGATATTCCTGCTGACCTATGTGGTGCCGCAGATCGTCTCGGTGTTCGCCAACACTAAACAGAAGCTGCCGTTCCTGACCATCGTCATGCTGGCGGTGTCGGACTTCGTTCGGCACTACGGCATCGTCGTCGCCATCGCGCTGATCGGCGCCTGGTTCGGCTGGCGGCGCGCCTTGCAAAATCCGGTGCTGAAGCGGCGCTGGCATACCTGGCTGCTGACCGCGCCGATGTACGGCAAATTCGAACGCAGTCTAAACACCGCGCGCTTCGCCAGCACGCTGGCGATTACCACCGGCTCCGGCGTGCCGATCCTGCGCGCGCTCGAAACCAGCCGCGATACGCTCAACAACGTCGCCATGCAGGAGCTGGTGGAAGAAGCCAGCGACGGCGTGCGCGAGGGCGTGAGCCTCGCGCGCGCACTGTCGGCGCAGAAGCACTTCCCGCCGATGCTGATCCACATGATCCGCGCCGGCGAAATCACGGGTGAGCTGCCGGCCATGCTGGACCGCGCCGCCGCCGCGCAGGAAGCCGATCTGGAGCGCCGCACCCTGACGATTGCGGGCCTGCTGGAGCCGGTGCTGATCCTCGCCATGGGCGTGGTGGTGCTGCTGATCGTGCTGGCGGTGCTGATGCCTATTATCGAAATCAATCAGCTGGTACGCTGATCGTCAGGAATACAACAAGGACACCATGAAGCGTTTGCCCTTAATCGTTACTGTTCTCGCCGTGGTGCTGCTGTCCGCATCGCTGGCTTATTGGGGACTGCAGTTGTTCAAACCGCAGCAGCGCGCGATTGCCGCGCCGCCGGCGCCGCCGCCGATGGGCATCAACGTCGATGCGGCCAAGGGCCTGTTCGGCGGCCAGGTGATGGTGGCTGCGGTCAGCAACTACCAGCTGAAAGGCGTGGTGGCGGCGCGCGGTGAAGACAGCGCGGCCATTATCGCGGTGGACGGCAAGCCGGCGATGTCGGTCGCCATCGGCAAGGAAGTGGTGCCGGGCGTGACGGTCAAGGAAGTGCATGCCAAGCATGTGATCCTGTCCGAGGGCGGCGTGAACAAGCGCGTCGACCTGCCGAGCGATATCGGCGTGTCCAGCGGGCCGGCAGTCATGCCTGGCCAGGCAAGCCCGGTCGCCCAGCCGGGCATGCAGCCGATCCAGCCGACGTCGACGCAAATTCCGCAGATGGCGCAACCGGCAGTGCAGTCGCAGCCCCAGGTGCCGGCGCAGCCGCAGAACGGCGCACAGCGGCCCATCGCGCCGATGGGGATTCCGCCCATTCCATCCAACGATCGTCAGTAGGACAAGCCCATGGCTTTTATCCGCACGCTGGCCGCAGCTTTATGCTGCGGCTTTTTCTTGTCTGCCGCATTGGCTGCACCTGGTGCACCGGCGCCGCAGCAGCCCAACGCCACCTCCGTCGCGCCGGACGCCAGCGTCAAGCCGCGGCCGAAGATCGCGCTGGTGCTGTCCGGCGGTGGCGCGCGCGGCTTTGCCCACATTGGCGTATTGCGCGCCTTGCAGGAGCTGCGCATTCCGGTGGACTTTGTGGTTGGCACCAGCATGGGCAGCGTGGTTGGCGGCGCCTATGCGGCCGGCAGTTCGGTCGAGCAGCTGGAGCTGCTGGTGCGCCGCACCGACTGGAACGCCGTGGTGGCCGACCGTCCGCCGCGCGATGAACTGATTTATCGCCGCCGCGAGGAAGACCTGCTGCTGCCGTCGCGGATTGAATTCGGCGTGCATGAAGACGGCGTCTCGCTGCCGCCCGCCGCCGCCGGCAATGAGGCGCTGGAACTGGCGCTGACCAGCATCCTGCCGTCCGGCACCCGCGACAAGCCGGCCAACCTGCTGCAACTGCCTTTCCGCTCGGTCGCTTCCGACCTGGTGACGGGCGAACTGGTGGAGCTGAGCGACGCGCCGCTGTTCCTGGCGATGCGCGCCTCGCTGGCGGTGCCGGGCGTGTTTGCGCCGGTGCGCGTCAATCAGCGCCTGCTGGTGGATGGTGGCCTGGTGCGCAACCTGCCGGTGGACGTGGCGCGCGAGATGGGCGCGGACATCATCATCGCCGTCAACGTCGGCACGCCGCTGGCGCCGGAGAAGGAACTGGTGAGCGCAGTCAGCGTGGCGCAGCAGATGCTGCAAATCCTCACCGAGCAAAACGTCCAGCGTTCGCTCAAGGAGCTGCGCCCCAGCGATATCCTGGTGCAGCCGAATTTGGGCGGCATCGGCTTCCTGGATTTTGGCCGTTACGACCGCGCCATGAAGGAGGGCGAAGCGGCGGTGCGCGCCATGAGCGAGAAGCTGGTCAAGCTGGCCTTGCCGGAAGCGCAGTATGCCGCCTATGAGGTGAAGCGTCTGTCGGCGCCGGTGGCGATCGACCAGCCGGTGCTGCTGACCAAACTGGAAGTGGCACCGAGTGGCCGCATCAATCCAAAGGAACTGGAAGTGCAATCGGGCCTGAAGATCGGCCAAATGGTCACCAGCGAGCAGGCGACGGCGGCCGGCAACCAGCTGTTCGGACGCGGCGACCTGGCGCGCGTGGAGACCGAGGTGCGCGACGACGAAAGCGGCCGCAGTGTGCTGATCAAGCCTACCGAGGCCGAATGGGCGCACAGCCGCCTGCGCGTGGGCCTCGAGCTGAATAGTGACTTCAGCGAGAACAACGCCTTTGAGATCAAGGCGCTGCATGTGCTGTCGTCGCTGAACGACTGGGGCGCCGAGTTGCGCACCACGGCGCGGGTGGGCACGGCGCGTGTGCTGAGTAACCAGTTCTGGCAGCCGCTGGGCGCGGGATCGCAATGGTATGTGGCGCCGACGCTGGAATTTGCGTCCGGCGCCACCGACATCTTCAACAATAACGGCTTGCGGCAGGCGCGCTACGCCTACGACTACACCTCGACCCAGATCGCGCTGGGACGGCAGCTGGGCCGCTGGGGCGATCTGCGCTATACAGTGGCACGCACCAACAGCAATGCCCACTACACGATCCCCGAGGATCTGACCAGGCAGCATGTGTCGCAGACAGTGCAGACGCTGAGCTTCAACGTCGACACGCTGGACACAATCGCCTTCCCCACGCGCGGCACCTTGTTCAGCCTCGATTGGCAGCGCGCCCTGCATGCCAACGACGTGGCGGCGGCAGTACCGGCGCAGCAGCAGGTAAAAGGCCTAGAGGCCTTCCACGTCGGCCGCTGGGCGGGCCATGTGTATGCCGAATGGGCGCGCAGCCAGGGCGGCGCTGCGGATAATAATCTGGGCGGCTTCCTGCGCTTGTCCGGCACCACGCCGGAGTCGGTGGTGGGCAGCCGCACCGTGCTGGGACGGGTGGTGATGGCGCGCAGCATCGGCGCCATGCCGGCCGCGCTGGGCGGCGATGTGCGGCTCGGCTTCTCGCTGGAAGCCGGTGGCGCGTACAGCCCGACCGACCCGCTGCGCTGGGGTAAGCTGAAGAATGCAGCCAGCGGCTTTATCGCCGTTGACACGCGTTTCGGGCCGCTGTACTTTGGCGCCGGCACCACCAAGGGCGGCAACAGCAGCGCCTATCTGTTCCTCGGTCCTATCTGGTGACCTTCCACTTGCGGGACGGATAGTCGATGGTGATGGTCTGTTCCGCAAAGCCGGCCAGGCCGACGATGCCGGCCAGCGGCATGCCGATGCCGACTTCCATCTTGCAGTGCCCCAGTATGCCGCTGTCCAGCGTGTACTGGCTGACGCGCAGCGGCGTGGTCAGGCGGCTGGTCTGGCAGCTGATTTCGTTGCCCCAGCTGGGCGCGCTGAGTGGCTGGCTATCGGCGCCACGCAGCGCTTCATACAGCGACTGCTTGAATGGCGTGAAGGTAAACAGTGCGGCGCCGCTATCGAACATGGCCTCTTGCGGCGTCTGTCCCGGCAGCGCGATCGGCACGACGATGTGGCCACCATCCCAGCCTTGCTGATGCACGTACTTGATGGGGGCGGCAGCGCTGTCGTCGCGCAGGACGGCGTCATCGCTGTAGGCGAAGCGCGCGTGTTTCAGGTCGAGGATCAGCGAACCGTTTTCGAAGAAGGCATTGCCGACCGTGCCGGCGTGGCAGTCGCCGCTGGCAGGCAGCGCGGCCAGCACCGCCTGCGGCACCCGCGCCGTAACGGTGTGGTGGCCGATCTCGATGGCGACATCGCGGCCCGGCGCATCGGCGACGGCGCGGCCGGAAGGAATGAAGCGCCCATTGGCGCCGGTATCGAGCTGCACGAAACAGGCCACGTTATCGACCTTTGCCGGCAGCATCAGCGCCGCATGCGGAAAGGCGCCGAAGCTCTCCCAGCGAAACGCGGTCCACTCGGTGGCGTGGGCGACCGGTGTTGCCAGCAGCAGGGCAAGCAGCAGTTTGTTCATAGCCTCCCCATGGCCTCGGAGATGCGCTGCAACGAGACGTCGTAGCGGTAGGGGATGTTCAGATGGCCGTCGTCGAATTCTTCATGCACGTGGGCGATGCCGTGCTGCTTCAGCTTTTCGCAGAAGATGCGCGCGCCGAATTGCAGGTTGAATTCATCGCGCCGGCCGGCATCAATGAACAGCAGCTTCAGTGATTGCAGCGCTTCCGCGTGCTGCCCCACCAGATGCACCGGGTCCCATTGCAGCCAGCGTTGCCACACCGCGTCGATGATTTCGCCGGTATGCAGGTCGAACGGCAGGTCGAAGCCATGCGGCGACGCCGGATTGGGCGAGTAGCAGCTGGCCATGGCGATGGTATTGAGCAGCGTGTGAGACGCCGCATCGCGGGGGCGGATCATGTGGATATCGCGCAGGAAACCGGCCAGATCGCCGTCGCGCCGTTGCAGCTCGCGCACGCAGGCGATGAAGGCGGGCTTGTAGCACAGTTCAAAATACAGGTCGCCGCTGTGCGACGCGGCCAGTCCAAACACCTGCGGCTGGCGCATGGCCAGCATCACGGCGCCATAGCCGCCGGAGCTTTTGCCCACCACGGCGCGGTAGTCGCGCTGCGCGATGGTGCGGTAGCTGTTGTCGATCAACGGCACCAGCTCTTGCAGCAGATGGTCTTCGTAATGGCCGATGGCGCTGGAGTTGATGTACTGGCTGCCGCCGTAGCGCGTCAGGCAGTCCGGCATCACTAGTATCATCGGCTGCACGGCGCCGCTGGCGATCAGCCGGTCCATGCGCTGCGCGATATTTTCATCCCACGGCGATTCGTTCATCAGCATGGTGCCGCGGCTGTTGAAGCCGACCAGCACATACGCGACCGGATAGCGCTGCGTGCCGTGTTCATAACCCGGCGGCAGGTAGACGCCAATGCGGCGGCGCGCTGGATCGCCCAGCGGATTGCCGGCCAGAATGGCGCTGTCGATAGCGACCGTGACGAACACTATTTAGCCACCACCTTGCGCAGCACTTCGTACAGCACCAGCACCAGCGCCACCACCGGGAAGGCGGTGACCACCAGCGGCGGAATGAAGCCGAGGTGGATCACGCGGTCCAGCAAGGTGTAGATGGTCATGCAGATGAAGGCGGCCGCCATCATCCATTGTTTTTGTGCGGTGAAGACGCCGGAACAGGTGACGGTGCCGGCCAGGCTGATGAGGGTTGCGATTTTCATGCGGTCGATTTGGATGGTGCTGTACGGCGCAGCGCGGTGAACGCTGCGAATTCCCAGGAACGGAATCCTACCAGTAATGTAAAACCATCGCGTTCGGTTGGCGCCAGGCGGCGGTCGCTCTGGTGCAGGCGCGCCAGTTCGCCGGCCAGTTGCTGGATGCGGCCGACCAGTTCCTGCGCGCTCGGTTGCGACAGCCTGGCGGGCAGGCACAGCAGCGTTTCGCCGGCGCCGTTGAAGCTGCCGCTGAAGTAGTCGTCCACCGCGTGCTCGCGGAAGAACTGCTGCACCGGGCCGTCCGGCAGCCAGCGGAAGGCGTTCGAGACGCGCAGGCGGTAGCGGTTCAGCGGCTTCAGTTCGATCAGCCCCAGGCGGTCCAGCTCGGCCAGCAGCATGATGCATTCGGGTTCGCTCAGGTCGTAGGTTTCCAGCACCTGTTCCAGCGTCCAGTGGCCCAGGCAGCAGATCGCCATCAGCAGCAGGTGCGGATTGGCCAGCATCGACTTTTCCTGCGGCAGCGTCAGGCTGTCCGACTGCGGCGTGGCGTCGGCGGCGCCGCGCAATACGTCTTCCATCGGGATGCTGGCCGCCTTGCAGATCTGTGCCAGCCGCGACAGCGACATATCCTGCTGGCCGAACATGCGCTTGACGCTGGACTCGCTCATCGAGATCCGTTCGGCCAGCACTTTGTAGGTGACGCCCGCCGCCCGCATCTGCGTGCGCAGCACTTGCAACAGCAATTCCGGTGAACTCATATTTCCGCCTTACAAAAATAACAAGGTATCGTAACACGATACCCGTTGGCGTGAAAACCAGCGCTTGGAATAATCTATTAGTACATGGTCTCGAACTGGGCGACACTTTCCCGGCTGTCTCTCGTAGAAGTGACGGCGCCTTGGAATACTCACCCGGAGCAACGATGAAGATATGGAAACCACTGGCCGCAGCGTTGATCGCCGTGGCGAGCAGCGGCGGCGCGATGGCGGCCGACCAGTCCCCGGCTTACGTCGGCGTGGACGTCGGCGCGCGGATCAATGGCAACGACAGTCCCATCTACCGCGCGTACGCGGGTTACAACGTGGGCAACACCGCCTGGCTCGATCTGCAGCAGGTGCATGCACTGGAGTTGATGGTGTTCACGTCGCACGCCAACACCCCAAAATATGTGCTGAGCGACGGCTTTGTATTTGGCGATGAGCGCATCCGTACCAAAGGTATTGGCCTTAACTGGACCACGTCCACCAAGCTGAGCGATAACTGGTCGCTGACCAGCCGGCTGGGTATCAATCGTACCTGGTCCACCGTGCGCTACCGGTATGAAACCGGCGACAGCAACTATCAGCGCACTGCCATGACGGCCGGCGTGGGACTGGCGTACAAGCTGACGCCGCATGTGTCGTTGACAGTGGATGTGACGTACATGCCGATACGCATCACGCCGGATATTGAAAAGACCGCGCCGATACTGGGCACCGGCTTGCGTTACGACTTCTAGATAACCTGAGAGCGGGCGCCACCACCGGCGCCCGCTGAGGGTTCTGCTACAACGCTTACAACACGTAGCGCGACAGGTCTTCGTTGACCGCCAGCGCATCCAGGCGCTCGTTCACATAGGCGGCATCGACCACGATGGTTTTGCCGCTGTCGCCGCTGGCCGTGAAGGACAGTTCTTCCAGCAGTTTTTCCATCACCGTGTACAGGCGGCGGGCGCCGATGTTTTCGGTGCGCTCGTTGACCGAGTAGGCAATCTCCGCCAGGCGGGTGATGCCTTCCTGCGCGAACTCCAGCTTGACGTCTTCGGTCGCCAGCAGCGCCTCGTACTGCTTGGTCAGGCAGGCGTCGGTGCTGGTCAGGATGCGTTCGAAGTCGGCGATCGACAGCGACTCCAGTTCCACCCGGATCGGGAAGCGGCCCTGCAGCTCGGGAATCAGGTCCGACGGCTTGGCCAGATGGAAGGCGCCCGAGGCAATGAACAAAATGTGATCGGTCTTGATCATGCCGTACTTGGTGTTGACGGTGGTGCCTTCCACCAGCGGCAGCAGGTCGCGCTGCACGCCGGCGCGCGACACGTCGGCGCCGCCCACTTCCGAACGCGAGGCGATCTTGTCGATCTCATCGAGGAAGACGATGCCGTTCTGCTCGACGTTCTGAATGGCCTTCTGCTTCATCTCGTCTTCGTTGATCAGCTTGGCGGCTTCCTCGTCGACCAGGAACTTCATTGCTTCCTTGATCTTGACCTTGCGCGCTTTCTTGCGCTGCGCGCCGATGCCGGAGAACATCGACTTGATCTGCTCGGTCATTTCTTCCATGCCCGGCGGCGCCATGATTTCCATCTGCGGGCCAGCCTCGGCCAGTTCGATCTCGATTTCCTTGTCGTCCAGCTCGCCTTCGCGCAGACGCTTGCGGAAGGTCTGGCGGGTGCTGTCGTCCTTCGGCGTTTCGGCGGTGGCGGTCGGCGGCGTAAAGCCGAAATCGCGCGCCGGCGGCAGCAGGATGTCCAGCACGCGGTCTTCGGCGGCGTCTTCGGCGCGCGCACGCACCTTGGCCATTTCGGCCTGGCGGGTCTGCTTGACGCCGATGTCGATCAGGTCGCGGATGATGGTGTCGACGTCGCGGCCGACGTAGCCCACTTCGGTGAACTTGGTGGCTTCGATCTTGATGAACGGCGCATCGGCCAGCTTGGCCAGGCGGCGCGCGATCTCGGTCTTGCCAACGCCGGTCGGGCCGATCATCAGGATGTTTTTCGGCGTGATTTCATGGCGCAGCGGCTCGTCCACCTGCTGACGGCGCCAGCGGTTGCGCAGGGCGATGGCGACTGCCTTCTTGGCCTTGCCCTGGCCCACCACGTGCTTGTCGAGTTCGCCGACGATTTCCTGTGGAGTCATGTTCATGCTGGATCCAGTGTTTCGATGATGTGGTTCAGATTGGTGTAGATGCACAGTTCACCAGCGATGGTCAGTGACTTTTTGACGACTTCCGCCGGCGACAGTTCCGTGTTCTCCACCAGCGCCTTGGCGGCCGACTGGGCGTAGGTGCCGCCGGAGCCGATGGCGCCGACGCCGTCTTCCGGTTCCAGCACGTCGCCGTTACCGGTGATCAC from Duganella dendranthematis encodes:
- a CDS encoding patatin-like phospholipase family protein, whose protein sequence is MAFIRTLAAALCCGFFLSAALAAPGAPAPQQPNATSVAPDASVKPRPKIALVLSGGGARGFAHIGVLRALQELRIPVDFVVGTSMGSVVGGAYAAGSSVEQLELLVRRTDWNAVVADRPPRDELIYRRREEDLLLPSRIEFGVHEDGVSLPPAAAGNEALELALTSILPSGTRDKPANLLQLPFRSVASDLVTGELVELSDAPLFLAMRASLAVPGVFAPVRVNQRLLVDGGLVRNLPVDVAREMGADIIIAVNVGTPLAPEKELVSAVSVAQQMLQILTEQNVQRSLKELRPSDILVQPNLGGIGFLDFGRYDRAMKEGEAAVRAMSEKLVKLALPEAQYAAYEVKRLSAPVAIDQPVLLTKLEVAPSGRINPKELEVQSGLKIGQMVTSEQATAAGNQLFGRGDLARVETEVRDDESGRSVLIKPTEAEWAHSRLRVGLELNSDFSENNAFEIKALHVLSSLNDWGAELRTTARVGTARVLSNQFWQPLGAGSQWYVAPTLEFASGATDIFNNNGLRQARYAYDYTSTQIALGRQLGRWGDLRYTVARTNSNAHYTIPEDLTRQHVSQTVQTLSFNVDTLDTIAFPTRGTLFSLDWQRALHANDVAAAVPAQQQVKGLEAFHVGRWAGHVYAEWARSQGGAADNNLGGFLRLSGTTPESVVGSRTVLGRVVMARSIGAMPAALGGDVRLGFSLEAGGAYSPTDPLRWGKLKNAASGFIAVDTRFGPLYFGAGTTKGGNSSAYLFLGPIW
- a CDS encoding alpha/beta hydrolase, coding for MFVTVAIDSAILAGNPLGDPARRRIGVYLPPGYEHGTQRYPVAYVLVGFNSRGTMLMNESPWDENIAQRMDRLIASGAVQPMILVMPDCLTRYGGSQYINSSAIGHYEDHLLQELVPLIDNSYRTIAQRDYRAVVGKSSGGYGAVMLAMRQPQVFGLAASHSGDLYFELCYKPAFIACVRELQRRDGDLAGFLRDIHMIRPRDAASHTLLNTIAMASCYSPNPASPHGFDLPFDLHTGEIIDAVWQRWLQWDPVHLVGQHAEALQSLKLLFIDAGRRDEFNLQFGARIFCEKLKQHGIAHVHEEFDDGHLNIPYRYDVSLQRISEAMGRL
- a CDS encoding helix-turn-helix domain-containing protein — its product is MSSPELLLQVLRTQMRAAGVTYKVLAERISMSESSVKRMFGQQDMSLSRLAQICKAASIPMEDVLRGAADATPQSDSLTLPQEKSMLANPHLLLMAICCLGHWTLEQVLETYDLSEPECIMLLAELDRLGLIELKPLNRYRLRVSNAFRWLPDGPVQQFFREHAVDDYFSGSFNGAGETLLCLPARLSQPSAQELVGRIQQLAGELARLHQSDRRLAPTERDGFTLLVGFRSWEFAAFTALRRTAPSKSTA
- a CDS encoding outer membrane beta-barrel protein; the protein is MKIWKPLAAALIAVASSGGAMAADQSPAYVGVDVGARINGNDSPIYRAYAGYNVGNTAWLDLQQVHALELMVFTSHANTPKYVLSDGFVFGDERIRTKGIGLNWTTSTKLSDNWSLTSRLGINRTWSTVRYRYETGDSNYQRTAMTAGVGLAYKLTPHVSLTVDVTYMPIRITPDIEKTAPILGTGLRYDF
- the hslU gene encoding ATP-dependent protease ATPase subunit HslU; the protein is MNMTPQEIVGELDKHVVGQGKAKKAVAIALRNRWRRQQVDEPLRHEITPKNILMIGPTGVGKTEIARRLAKLADAPFIKIEATKFTEVGYVGRDVDTIIRDLIDIGVKQTRQAEMAKVRARAEDAAEDRVLDILLPPARDFGFTPPTATAETPKDDSTRQTFRKRLREGELDDKEIEIELAEAGPQMEIMAPPGMEEMTEQIKSMFSGIGAQRKKARKVKIKEAMKFLVDEEAAKLINEDEMKQKAIQNVEQNGIVFLDEIDKIASRSEVGGADVSRAGVQRDLLPLVEGTTVNTKYGMIKTDHILFIASGAFHLAKPSDLIPELQGRFPIRVELESLSIADFERILTSTDACLTKQYEALLATEDVKLEFAQEGITRLAEIAYSVNERTENIGARRLYTVMEKLLEELSFTASGDSGKTIVVDAAYVNERLDALAVNEDLSRYVL